Within the Deltaproteobacteria bacterium genome, the region TTTCATAGCCGGCAATCAACGCCTCGAAACGATCGATTCGATAGCGCTCGTCAATATAGCATAGTGCGTTGACTGCGGTTGCCAAATCGTAGATCAATTTGCCGCGGCAGGCCGCCTCGAAATCCATCACGCCGGTAAGCCGCCCACCCTTGAATTTGACATTGTCGGGGAACAGGTCACCGTGGATGATGCCCTTCGGCAGATTGTTGTCGAGATAATTCTCCAGATAAACGAACTCGTCGTCGAGTACGCGAATGATATGCTTAAGATGAGTCGGCAACTGCCGGCGGACATCACGATAGATGGCGGTTATTCGGCTAAACCCGAACCGGTTGTCGATGCCTTTCTTGTAGGTGCGACCGATCAGGTGCAGGTTGGCTAAGGTGTGTCCAAGCGCGTTCAGTTGAGCATTGGTGAGCGCCTCAACCGCGATCTCTGTCCCTTCGACAAACCGGCTGACGGTCAGACATTTTCCTTCGAAGGTCATGTAGAGTCGGCCGCTTTTGCTTTTCAGGGGTTGCAGGCATGGAAAACTCTGTTTTCTCAAATGAAACAACAGATCAAGCTCTTGCTTTACTTCGACTTCGCTTTTCACCTCATCAATCTTCGCAAAGAAACGCCCGCGCTTGGTTTCGATGAGATAGTGGGTGTTGACTGAACCATTCTTAACGCCGGAAAAGGCCACAAGATCGCCCAATGCGAACTCTTCAACGATTCCGCTAATGTCCTTTTTAGTGAGCGTGGTGTAAATCGCCATGGGTTGTTACGGGTCTTTCTAACTACGCTAAATATAATGAAAAAATATGCCTAAGTCAATATAAAAAGATTTATCTG harbors:
- a CDS encoding homoserine kinase, with the translated sequence MAIYTTLTKKDISGIVEEFALGDLVAFSGVKNGSVNTHYLIETKRGRFFAKIDEVKSEVEVKQELDLLFHLRKQSFPCLQPLKSKSGRLYMTFEGKCLTVSRFVEGTEIAVEALTNAQLNALGHTLANLHLIGRTYKKGIDNRFGFSRITAIYRDVRRQLPTHLKHIIRVLDDEFVYLENYLDNNLPKGIIHGDLFPDNVKFKGGRLTGVMDFEAACRGKLIYDLATAVNALCYIDERYRIDRFEALIAGYESLRPLSLPEWDSFPNELRFSALRFTVTRIKDFFLRKLDENQRVYKDYKEFYDRLSILRREKNGGMEDILLAMATGYDYRKYQKSKTLK